The following are encoded together in the Choristoneura fumiferana chromosome 4, NRCan_CFum_1, whole genome shotgun sequence genome:
- the ec gene encoding ubiquitin specific peptidase echinus isoform X2 encodes MIKFRYKRKESSDGGTAIQKQKIEGLRDRELLPPKDMVVVGSLPRHNTLPRLKTRRSSPELVPISQTTIALFRELFAQLQWSAERAPAADSLRRALGGGGARFQLGCMADASECFEHLLLRVHAHVAACADRRDDDACRAPHCVPHRKFAMMLVEQSVCGACQATSEPLPFTQMVHYVSATALTAQAALGEHGDSFGLLLRKAGGMGDIRDCPNACGAKIQICRTLMNRPEVVSIGMVWDSERPSAEHVAAVYAALGTELRPTDAFHACVDRAWAARATHRLVGLVTYYGKHYSTFFFHSKLRLWIYFDDADVKEIGPEWSHVVDKCRRGRFQPLLLLYAAVDGTPCDTRHAPKDVVPFPAPEPRRAVTPAPERNSAGFARRAVTPGPDNESDYVSRKAVENMLEVQASRRAQLARSLSTGSASDTQERPRARRDSGNWSGDRNSASSASSSTAESPYMYSRGRGPGSIPSSPTRKGELSSGGSCDAGYDSYSLSSTDSLPLQQGLRHNLQLAQIPELTTRGDCEALCLEADRLLEKSRHAEDAADYETALVLCDAAASKARAAMDAPYNNPHTMTFARMKHNTCVMRARSLQRRMAGMTRVTEVPQAAPIRNTKGGLESTLTPIEIYATLPKKKGSSKKSPKCIDDDLDNPPRERPPRHKSRDEEKGREKRSRSEDRGRAKKEITVATEKKEEPVEDKKANKKQHKIRRKLLMGGLIRRKNRSMPDLTEGADGNSEAASKEKRVSSIDDGDVGRKKTDDKSNLSGYLSEGHLEYSAASGTNPNLERSKLMRKSFHGSAGKMLTAAKVPPPPPLRTTSQLSGPKFESEVIEHIMPPRPPQPVPMAGRGEYPYPHDNEEDGGFSEQYGDEPQSLPFLPSYDGNPHYNRLEDSPSQNFHTVVTKAMIHQEQSPIKRDAMAPVQPSRPNMQNLSHAFDNGVDVVDCALPMRRSPQMFELPPYPSPMNSVNHSRQPSEEFPPPPPPIDLTPLQDELNSIQQSNGSITQTDSDRDVPKGSLLAQLQEKRNQILRNEECLSKMNQVETNNNSSADIWLKELQAKQAALKLKRSGSIEGQLSSPNEVVSSNNNNVRNIASRFENNAQSSPDGERSHIGFVGMSANRDVINCSNLSNAGLYNRRASASSIDPKQMDNDYSEQNSSNGMYSDRSKPKKKSVSFCDQVILVATAEDQEDDSYIPNPILERVLKSAMNKPELTTMPLQTEKPSLQRTESFDSQSSRSTISSLSQNSFVPNDNAHADYVRAQNGYPPYQVAQTRQQQQYNTQKSTPVYRTSSPVQQTQSQNSANQIYQSLQNNSTQNTTSPIPYSQPPAVYANHNNSSPPNFSQNPANRLTPTAHNPAYATKHNPHLSRNVPNTYPHPPTHQNQPPNNAYYHRLPHSTTPTPGYNTNRQFPAQSNPSPYQSVPTNSPAYQSYHNPPTSYASSEYSSRYPQNSTNTNHYSAQSPYQRVPPPHGDTADSYNYQKTNHYPDNTNQNRSEVRHYANTQQQRPMYNVDNAPATDMGQFQYTQNYNPYQHLPPPKHLQKKSVSFEPGTKGGTESPVPSQMNGNAYGENQTNPLVGQKSVCNLCRKKHVNPPSMYCPDCDFYMSRFKPR; translated from the exons ATGATCAAGTTCCGATACAAGCGTAAGGAGTCCAGCGATGGGGGCACGGCGATCCAGAAGCAGAAGATAGAAGGGTTGAGGGATCGAGAGCTGCTGCCGCCTAAGGACATGGTGGTGGTTGGGTCCTTGCCAAGGCATAACACCCTGCCGAGGCTGAAGACGAGGAGATCGTCTCCGGAGCTGGTGCCGATCAGTCAGACTACCATAGCGCTATTTAGA GAGTTGTTCGCGCAGCTGCAATGGTCCGCAGAGCGTGCGCCCGCGGCGGACAGCCTGCGCCGCGCgctgggcggcggcggcgcgcgcttCCAGCTCGGCTGCATGGCTGATGCCAGCGAGTGCTTCGAGCATTTGCTGCTCAG GGTTCACGCACACGTGGCGGCGTGCGCGGACCGGCGGGACGACGACGCGTGCCGCGCGCCGCACTGCGTGCCGCACCGCAAGTTCGCCATGATGCTGGTCGAGCAAAGCGTCTGTGGCGCTTGTCAGGCCACTTCGGAACCACTGCCCTTCACCCAG atggtGCATTACGTGTCAGCGACGGCACTAACGGCACAGGCAGCATTGGGCGAGCACGGAGACAGCTTCGGCTTGCTGCTCAGAAAGGCCGGCGGCATGGGCGACATCAGAGATTGTCCC aatgccTGTGGTGCGAAAATACAAATATGTCGAACTTTGATGAACCGTCCCGAGGTGGTGTCGATCGGCATGGTGTGGGATTCGGAGCGTCCCTCAGCCGAGCACGTGGCAGCCGTGTACGCCGCGCTCGGCACCGAGCTGCGCCCCACCGACGCCTTCCACGCCTGCGTCGACCGCGCCTGGGCCGCGCGTGCCACGCACCGTCTCGTCGGCCTTGTCACCTACTACGGCAAACACTATTCGACCTTCTTCTTCCATAGCAAACTCCGTCTATGGATCTATTTTGACGACGCTGATGTCAAAGAAATAGGACCCGAGTGGTCGCACGTCGTCGATAAGTGCCGCAGAGGACGATTCCAACCGCTACTTCTACTATACGCGGCGGTAGATGGAACGCCGTGCGATACCCGCCATGCCCCTAAAGATGTAGTGCCATTCCCTGCGCCGGAGCCGCGACGCGCCGTCACACCAGCCCCTGAACGAAACAGTGCTGGCTTTGCGCGGCGAGCGGTCACACCGGGACCTGATAACGAGTCGGATTACGTCAGCCGAAAAGCCGTAGAGAACATGCTTGAAGTGCAAGCTAGTAGAAGAGCTCAGTTAGCCCGCAGTCTCAGCACGGGGTCAGCCTCCGATACCCAGGAGCGACCTCGAGCGAGACGAGACTCTGGAAACTGGAGTGGCGACCGCAACAGTGCGTCGTCTGCTTCGTCGTCCACTGCAGAAAGTCCATACATGTACTCCCGGGGCCGCGGGCCCGGCAGTATACCCAGTAGCCCCACACGCAAAGGAGAATTATCTAGTGGAGGCTCGTGTGATGCAGGCTACGACTCTTACTCATTATCATCGACGGATAGTCTTCCTTTACAGCAAGGACTTCGCCATAACTTACAGCTGGCACAAATTCCCGAGTTGACTACTCGAGGCGACTGTGAGGCTTTGTGCTTGGAGGCTGACAGATTACTAGAAAAGTCTCGTCATGCCGAAGACGCAGCCGATTACGAAACTGCGCTCGTACTATGCGATGCTGCTGCGTCTAAGGCGCGAGCCGCGATGGATGCTCCGTACAATAACCCTCATACGATGACGTTCGCTCGCATGAAGCACAACACTTGCGTCATGCGTGCTCGAAGCCTGCAGCGACGGATGGCCGGGATGACCAGAGTCACAGAAGTCCCACAAGCTGCTCCAATTCGAAATACCAAGGGAGGGCTTGAGAGTACATTAACGCCTATAGAAATCTATGCTACTTTACCCAAGAAGAAAGGTTCGTCTAAGAAATCTCCTAAATGTATAGACGATGACCTGGATAATCCTCCGCGTGAGCGGCCGCCCAGACACAAGTCACGAGATGAGGAAAAGGGTCGGGAAAAGAGATCTAGAAGTGAAGATCGTGGTCGAGCGAAAAAAGAAATCACAGTTGCAACGGAGAAAAAAGAAGAACCCGTTGAAGACAAGAAGGCAAACAAAAAGCAACATAAAATTAGACGAAAACTGTTAATGGGTGGATTGATAAGACGGAAAAACCGGTCCATGCCTGATCTCACCGAGGGCGCTGATGGTAACAGTGAAGCTGCGAGCAAAGAAAAGCGCGTGTCTTCCATCGATGATGGAGACGTTGGCAGGAAAAAGACAGACGATAAATCGAACTTGAGTGGTTATTTGTCTGAAGGGCATTTAGAATACTCAGCAGCTAGTGGCACCAATCCCAACCTTGAGAGGAGTAAGTTGATGCGAAAGAGTTTCCACGGCAGTGCCGGCAAGATGTTGACCGCGGCCAAAGTGCCACCGCCGCCCCCGCTGCGAACCACTTCACAGCTTAGCGGGCCTAAGTTCGAGTCCGAAGTGATTGAGCACATCATGCCGCCTAGGCCACCACAACCAGTACCGATGGCGGGCCGTGGAGAATATCCTTATCCTCACGATAATGAAGAAGATGGTGGCTTCTCAGAGCAATACGGAGACGAGCCTCAGTCATTGCCTTTCCTACCTTCGTACGACGGGAATCCTCATTATAACAGACTTGAGGATTCTCCTTCACAAAACTTCCACACAGTTGTGACAAAAGCTATGATTCATCAAGAGCAAAGCCCGATCAAGAGAGATGCTATGGCACCTGTGCAGCCGTCACGGCCTAACATGCAAAACCTTAGTCATGCGTTCGATAATGGAGTCGATGTGGTGGACTGCGCGCTTCCCATGCGGAGGTCACCTCAAATGTTTGAGCTGCCGCCCTATCCCAGCCCCATGAACTCTGTCAACCACTCAAGACAACCCAGTGAAGAGTTTCCACCACCTCCGCCTCCAATTGACTTAACGCCCCTCCAGGATGAGCTGAACAGCATTCAACAGTCGAATGGGAGCATCACACAAACTGACAGTGACAGAGATGTGCCTAAAGGATCTCTATTAGCTCAATTACAGGAGAAAAGAAATCAGATCCTGAGAAATGAAGAATGCTTATCTAAAATGAACCAAGTCGAAACGAATAATAACAGCAGTGCTGATATTTGGCTCAAAGAATTACAGGCTAAACAAGCAGCGCTCAAATTAAAAAGGTCTGGTTCCATTGAGGGCCAGCTATCTAGCCCTAATGAAGTAGTTTCATCAAATAACAATAATGTAAGAAATATTGCATCTAGATTTGAGAATAACGCACAAAGTTCTCCTGATGGAGAAAGATCTCACATAGGATTTGTAGGAATGAGTGCCAACAGAGATGTTATTAACTGCTCTAATCTGTCAAATGCTGGTTTATACAACCGACGAGCGTCAGCTTCTTCCATAGACCCTAAACAAATGGACAATGACTACAGCGAGCAAAATTCAAGCAACGGCATGTACAGTGACCGTTCGAAACCCAAGAAGAAATCCGTATCATTTTGCGATCAGGTCATTTTAGTCGCCACTGCTGAAGATCAAGAAGACGATAGCTATATTCCTAATCCTATTCTAGAACGGGTGTTAAAATCTGCCATGAATAAGCCTGAGCTAACAACGATGCCATTACAGACGGAGAAACCGTCACTGCAGCGGACAGAGTCATTTGACAGCCAGTCGTCCCGGTCCACAATATCGTCTCTATCACAAAACTCTTTTGTTCCCAATGATAATGCGCACGCGGACTACGTTAGAGCACAAAACGGTTATCCACCATACCAAGTGGCGCAAACCAGGCAGCAGCAACAGTACAATACTCAGAAGAGCACACCGGTATATCGAACCAGCTCACCAGTACAGCAAACTCAATCTCAAAACTCGGCTAACCAAATCTACCAATCACTGCAAAACAACTCAACGCAGAACACTACAAGTCCGATACCATACAGTCAACCGCCGGCAGTCTACGCAAACCATAACAACTCGAGCCCACCGAACTTTAGCCAAAATCCAGCGAACAGACTGACGCCGACCGCCCACAACCCCGCTTACGCGACCAAGCACAACCCGCACTTATCACGGAACGTTCCCAACACGTACCCGCACCCACCGACCCACCAGAACCAACCACCGAATAACGCTTATTACCATAGACTCCCACATTCCACCACCCCCACGCCTGGCTACAACACGAATCGCCAGTTTCCCGCTCAAAGCAATCCCTCGCCGTACCAAAGTGTGCCCACCAATTCGCCTGCTTACCAGAGCTACCACAACCCACCGACAAGCTACGCTAGCTCCGAGTATTCTAGTCGATATCCGCAAAATAGTACAAATACAAACCACTACAGCGCGCAGTCACCATATCAACGCGTTCCACCGCCGCACGGCGACACTGCCGACAGCTATAATTATCAAAAAACTAACCACTACCCTGATAACACGAATCAGAATCGTTCAGAAGTCCGCCATTACGCTAATACGCAGCAGCAAAGACCTATGTATAACGTGGACAACGCGCCAGCTACCGACATGGGGCAGTTCCAGTATACTCAAAATTACAATCCTTATCAGCACTTGCCGCCGCCAAAACATCTGCAGAAAAAGTCTGTATCCTTTGAGCCGGGAACAAAGGGCGGCACCGAGTCACCTGTCCCTTCGCAAATGAATGGAAATGCGTATGGAGAGAATCAAACTAACCCCCTTGTAGGACAGAAGTCGGTATGCAATTTGTGCCGTAAGAAACATGTCAACCCCCCGTCAATGTACTGCCCTGACTGCGACTTTTACATGTCGAGATTTAAACCCCGATAG